The following coding sequences lie in one Polluticoccus soli genomic window:
- a CDS encoding T9SS type A sorting domain-containing protein: MNTRSIVYRMKVVVPFLVLGFVCAFNTYRAYAQFATAAAYPFTASQKPFNYLVGGTPATTANTSSWDDTYTSPAIPIGFTFTFCNVPYTTVVGHTNGYMSFGTNNSVVLSPSASSLSTIGPCMMAGWHDAWGNVSSSAITYKTTGTAPNRVFTLEFKNWASFSAQSPLYITYQYILYEGGPLELMYKQEASGQFFSAAIGIGRNSTDYQSLPNTSASPVPSSSTFTASLSATPATGQSYLWGQIPCTGTPTTSVAGPNEVCPNKPFGQSLAGLAIYSGFSFQWQTSVNGTTWTNWTGTVSPTGDITDVISSPKWYRATVTCIASGQSFTTAPKHVTIAPFYFCYCEGSKATTASGLDIGNVKVITDPGNQTILNNGSGTPFLSNANANKTYTDFRSALPPVPMYHDSTYHLFVQQISSASSFSQGSAAIFIDYNRNGVFDPWERVLQELTSQSLPNPGLVRDTFTVPDTAGFGITGMRVVLRLGNVNPDTCASYTEGETEDYLVDIRHRPCDGASVVGTIQGDTSMCIGYDYVLTDTTYQKERNGLSRLWQRSADAIGWVNIPTSADQDTLMRIFTGQPLFYRMRMVCSHTNDTGYTPVHKVNLKPTYKCYCFSQSLGGVNDTSDVGGFAIYNFANNDGGAHLGNPRAVHKRQDLTDLQPIEMWVDSIYQFHVFHTMPTEIHSDAKITVFADFNNNHQYDIPDERIFTGFTNVGYHTLISNVVIPNAAIVDAPTGLRVIVNNNVGPNTASDEGCGTYISGETEDYMLIFRRPFNVSVNNTTADLRTVQVYPNPSNGKFTVDFYSGNTIKEVKFRVMTVTGQQVFNDVYSHNGGRFTKELNLESQAKGVYFVEIDADGIKETKRLILK, encoded by the coding sequence ATGAATACCCGATCTATTGTTTACAGGATGAAGGTTGTTGTGCCTTTCCTGGTTTTAGGGTTTGTGTGTGCGTTTAACACTTACCGGGCATATGCTCAATTTGCTACCGCTGCTGCGTATCCGTTTACGGCATCGCAAAAACCATTCAACTACCTGGTTGGCGGCACACCTGCTACAACAGCAAATACTTCGAGCTGGGATGATACCTACACCAGCCCGGCTATACCCATCGGATTTACATTTACCTTTTGCAATGTGCCGTATACTACCGTAGTCGGCCATACCAACGGCTACATGAGCTTCGGAACTAATAATTCTGTGGTGCTCAGTCCCAGTGCAAGTAGCTTAAGCACCATAGGTCCTTGCATGATGGCCGGTTGGCACGATGCCTGGGGAAATGTCAGCTCAAGCGCCATTACCTACAAAACAACAGGAACAGCTCCAAACCGCGTGTTTACCTTGGAGTTTAAAAACTGGGCTTCTTTCTCTGCACAGTCGCCATTATACATTACCTACCAGTATATTCTGTACGAAGGTGGACCGTTGGAGTTGATGTATAAGCAAGAGGCAAGTGGCCAATTTTTTAGTGCTGCGATCGGTATTGGACGCAACTCAACAGACTATCAGTCATTGCCTAATACAAGCGCCTCGCCTGTACCTTCCAGTTCAACATTTACTGCCAGTCTTTCGGCAACACCAGCTACCGGTCAAAGCTATTTGTGGGGACAAATACCTTGTACAGGCACGCCCACTACATCTGTAGCCGGACCTAATGAAGTTTGTCCGAACAAACCATTCGGACAAAGCCTGGCAGGTCTGGCCATTTATTCCGGTTTCTCTTTCCAGTGGCAGACATCTGTCAATGGCACAACGTGGACCAACTGGACAGGTACAGTCAGCCCAACCGGCGATATCACCGATGTTATTTCATCGCCTAAATGGTATCGCGCCACAGTTACCTGTATCGCATCAGGTCAGTCATTTACCACAGCGCCTAAGCATGTAACCATCGCACCATTTTACTTCTGTTATTGCGAAGGCTCTAAAGCCACTACTGCATCGGGTTTGGACATTGGCAATGTGAAAGTGATAACCGACCCGGGCAACCAAACTATTTTAAACAATGGTTCGGGAACGCCATTCTTAAGTAACGCAAACGCTAATAAAACATATACTGATTTCAGGTCTGCGCTGCCACCGGTGCCAATGTACCACGATAGCACTTACCATTTGTTTGTGCAGCAAATAAGCTCGGCAAGTTCCTTCAGCCAGGGTTCTGCGGCTATATTTATAGATTACAACCGCAACGGCGTATTCGACCCGTGGGAACGCGTGCTGCAAGAGCTTACAAGCCAGTCATTACCAAACCCTGGTCTTGTAAGAGATACGTTTACGGTACCCGATACTGCGGGATTTGGTATCACCGGTATGCGCGTAGTGCTGCGTCTCGGCAATGTTAATCCGGATACCTGTGCCTCTTATACTGAAGGTGAAACCGAAGATTACCTTGTCGATATTCGTCATCGCCCTTGCGATGGAGCATCTGTGGTTGGTACGATCCAGGGCGATACCTCTATGTGTATAGGTTATGATTATGTACTTACCGATACAACATACCAAAAGGAAAGAAACGGTCTGTCGCGCTTATGGCAGCGTTCGGCCGATGCAATAGGCTGGGTGAATATACCTACCTCGGCCGACCAGGATACACTGATGCGCATCTTTACCGGTCAGCCATTATTCTACCGCATGCGCATGGTCTGCTCGCATACCAATGATACTGGCTATACTCCCGTACATAAAGTGAACCTGAAGCCAACGTATAAATGCTACTGCTTCAGCCAGTCGCTTGGAGGTGTGAATGATACCAGCGATGTGGGCGGTTTTGCTATTTACAATTTTGCAAACAACGATGGCGGTGCTCACTTGGGCAACCCTCGTGCAGTACACAAACGCCAGGACCTTACCGACCTGCAACCTATCGAAATGTGGGTGGACAGTATCTACCAGTTCCATGTATTCCATACTATGCCAACTGAGATCCATAGCGATGCTAAGATCACGGTGTTTGCCGACTTTAATAACAACCACCAATACGATATACCTGACGAGCGCATCTTTACAGGGTTCACTAACGTAGGTTATCATACACTGATCAGCAATGTGGTGATACCTAACGCTGCCATAGTAGATGCACCCACTGGTCTTCGCGTTATCGTCAACAATAACGTAGGACCAAACACAGCGTCAGATGAAGGTTGCGGCACTTATATATCAGGCGAAACAGAAGACTACATGTTGATCTTCCGTCGTCCATTCAACGTGAGTGTAAACAACACAACAGCAGATCTGCGCACGGTGCAGGTATATCCAAACCCAAGCAACGGCAAGTTTACTGTCGACTTCTACAGCGGCAACACCATCAAAGAAGTGAAATTTCGTGTTATGACTGTGACCGGGCAACAAGTGTTTAACGACGTGTACAGCCACAATGGTGGCAGGTTCACCAAAGAGCTGAACCTGGAAAGCCAGGCTAAAGGTGTCTACTTCGTAGAGATCGACGCTGATGGAATCAAAGAAACAAAGAGATTAATACTGAAATAA
- a CDS encoding GEVED domain-containing protein: MNTLNFTHRIKAVLLLWILGVLNPIGVRAQFATAAAYPFTASQKPFNYLVGGTSITFSSWDDSGTPIPIGFTFNFCNTPYTQVTAHTNGFLRFGNNTGYTYPASQSSLSSIAPCVMAGWHDASGDVSGSGAASPVTYLMTGTAPNRILTVEFKNWGTFSYTSYPGYITYQYILYEGGPIEIMYKQEAGTSGFGSSGSATAIGIANSSSDWQTLNNVSATPVSSSTTFTSSINGKPATGQSYLWGQVPCTGTPTTSVAGPDQVCPNKSFGQSLAGLAIYSGFTFQWQTSANGTAWTNWTGTVSSTGDISDVINTPKWYRCTVTCIASGQSYTTAPKLVTIAPFYYCYCGGSTATTASGNDIGNMSVITYPSNQTILNNGSAIPMLSNASANKMYTDFRISIPPVPMYHDSSYVLQVSQISSAATFTEGIAAIFVDYNRNGRFDPWERVMEEKTSQALPNPGVVKDTFTVPDTAEYGFTGMRVVFRAGNISPDTCASYPEGETEDYLVDLRYRPCDSKPTPGTIEGDTSMCVGYDYILTDTTYQTKKHGLSRLWQRSADGIGWVDIPNSVDKDTLMRIFTGQPLFYRVRMICSHTNDTAYTVVHKVNLKPTYKCYCFSQSLGGVNDSSDIGGFGIYNFATTDGGAHLDNPRAVRKRQDFTDRQPVELWVDSMYQFHVYHTMPNEFHSDAKITVFADFNGNHQYDMPDERIFTGFTNVGYHTLLGNVVIPNAAIVDAPTGLRVIINNNVGPNPQSDDACGTYISGETEDYMVIFRRPFNVSVNNTTADLRTVQVYPNPSSGKFTVDFYSGNTIKEVKVRIMTVTGQQVLSEVYNHNGGRFTKELSLESQAKGVYFVEIDADGIRETKRLVIK, from the coding sequence ATGAATACGCTTAACTTTACTCATAGGATCAAGGCTGTCCTTTTGCTTTGGATTCTTGGGGTATTAAATCCAATCGGAGTTCGCGCTCAGTTTGCTACCGCCGCTGCTTACCCGTTTACCGCTTCGCAAAAACCATTTAACTACCTTGTTGGTGGCACCAGTATTACCTTCTCAAGCTGGGATGATAGCGGCACTCCTATTCCTATTGGTTTTACTTTTAATTTTTGCAACACGCCATATACGCAGGTTACCGCGCACACGAACGGTTTTTTGCGCTTTGGCAATAATACAGGTTATACCTATCCTGCCAGCCAAAGTAGTTTGTCTAGTATTGCTCCTTGCGTAATGGCAGGCTGGCACGACGCATCAGGCGACGTATCAGGTAGTGGTGCAGCGAGCCCTGTAACTTACCTGATGACGGGTACGGCGCCTAATCGCATACTCACAGTCGAATTCAAAAACTGGGGTACGTTTTCATACACGTCTTATCCGGGCTACATTACTTATCAGTACATCTTGTACGAAGGCGGTCCTATTGAGATCATGTACAAGCAGGAGGCTGGTACCAGCGGCTTTGGTTCATCAGGCTCGGCAACGGCGATTGGAATCGCCAACTCCAGCAGCGACTGGCAGACACTTAATAATGTAAGCGCCACCCCGGTTTCTTCCAGCACGACTTTTACATCAAGCATTAACGGTAAACCTGCTACAGGTCAAAGCTATTTGTGGGGCCAGGTGCCTTGTACAGGTACACCTACAACATCTGTTGCTGGACCTGACCAGGTTTGTCCTAATAAATCTTTCGGACAAAGCCTTGCAGGGCTGGCGATCTATTCAGGTTTTACTTTCCAATGGCAAACTTCTGCCAACGGTACGGCATGGACGAACTGGACAGGTACCGTGAGCTCAACTGGTGATATCTCTGATGTCATTAATACACCAAAATGGTATCGTTGTACCGTTACATGTATCGCCTCCGGTCAGTCGTATACTACTGCTCCGAAGCTGGTAACCATTGCTCCGTTCTACTATTGCTATTGCGGTGGCTCAACAGCTACTACAGCTTCTGGCAACGATATTGGTAATATGAGCGTGATCACGTACCCTTCCAATCAGACTATACTTAATAACGGCAGCGCTATACCTATGTTGAGCAACGCCAGTGCAAATAAAATGTACACTGATTTCAGGATTAGTATTCCGCCTGTGCCAATGTACCACGATAGTTCTTATGTGCTGCAAGTGTCGCAAATATCGTCTGCGGCCACCTTCACCGAAGGTATTGCTGCCATATTTGTCGATTATAACCGCAACGGCAGGTTCGATCCGTGGGAACGGGTAATGGAGGAAAAAACCAGCCAGGCGTTGCCTAATCCCGGTGTTGTAAAAGATACGTTCACCGTTCCGGACACCGCTGAATATGGTTTCACCGGTATGCGCGTGGTGTTCCGCGCCGGCAATATATCTCCCGATACCTGTGCCTCTTATCCTGAAGGCGAAACAGAAGATTACCTGGTAGATCTTCGTTACCGTCCTTGCGACAGCAAGCCTACTCCGGGCACCATTGAAGGTGACACGTCTATGTGCGTTGGATATGACTATATATTGACCGATACTACTTATCAAACCAAAAAGCATGGCCTGTCGCGCCTGTGGCAACGCTCAGCCGATGGTATCGGTTGGGTGGATATACCTAACTCAGTTGATAAGGATACTTTGATGCGCATATTCACCGGTCAACCATTGTTCTACCGCGTGCGCATGATCTGTTCTCATACCAACGATACTGCTTATACCGTAGTTCATAAAGTGAACCTGAAACCAACATACAAATGTTACTGCTTCAGCCAGTCGCTGGGTGGTGTTAACGACTCAAGTGATATTGGTGGTTTTGGTATCTACAACTTTGCAACTACCGACGGTGGCGCTCACCTGGACAACCCTCGTGCAGTGCGCAAACGCCAGGACTTTACAGATCGTCAACCTGTTGAGTTATGGGTAGACAGCATGTACCAGTTCCATGTGTACCATACTATGCCGAACGAGTTCCACAGCGATGCTAAGATCACGGTGTTTGCTGATTTCAACGGCAACCATCAATACGATATGCCTGACGAGCGCATCTTTACAGGTTTTACCAACGTAGGTTATCATACACTTCTGGGCAACGTAGTAATACCTAATGCAGCGATCGTTGATGCGCCAACAGGTTTGCGTGTGATCATAAATAACAACGTAGGTCCTAATCCTCAGTCTGACGATGCTTGCGGTACTTATATCTCAGGTGAAACAGAAGACTACATGGTGATCTTCCGTCGTCCGTTCAACGTAAGTGTAAACAATACTACTGCGGATCTGCGTACGGTGCAGGTTTATCCGAACCCTAGCAGCGGCAAATTTACTGTCGACTTCTACAGTGGCAACACCATCAAAGAAGTTAAGGTTCGTATCATGACCGTTACTGGTCAGCAAGTGCTGAGTGAAGTATACAATCATAACGGCGGCAGGTTTACTAAAGAGCTCAGCCTCGAAAGCCAGGCCAAGGGTGTATACTTTGTTGAGATCGATGCTGATGGTATAAGAGAAACTAAACGATTGGTGATCAAATAA
- the gcvH gene encoding glycine cleavage system protein GcvH encodes MQFPDTLKYTKDHEWIKLEGNTATVGITEFAQRELGDIVFVDINSTGKSLGANDIFGTVEAVKTVSDLYLPIAGSVDEVNPELEGNPEFVNQDPYGKGWMIKMTVSNLADVEGLMDAAAYRQLIGE; translated from the coding sequence ATGCAATTCCCGGATACACTGAAATACACCAAAGACCACGAATGGATCAAGCTCGAAGGCAATACTGCAACTGTAGGCATTACTGAGTTTGCACAGCGTGAGCTGGGTGATATCGTTTTCGTTGACATTAACTCAACTGGCAAAAGCCTGGGCGCCAACGATATATTTGGTACTGTAGAAGCCGTAAAAACCGTATCAGACCTGTACCTGCCTATAGCTGGCTCAGTTGACGAGGTGAACCCGGAACTGGAAGGCAATCCTGAGTTTGTAAATCAGGACCCATATGGTAAAGGCTGGATGATCAAAATGACCGTGAGCAACCTGGCTGACGTTGAAGGCCTGATGGATGCTGCTGCTTATCGCCAGCTTATTGGCGAATAA
- a CDS encoding VanZ family protein: protein MSKIFSQDSPYKNRARWLAIAWTLLIFILCFLPGRDLPDVDIPFIDKWVHLVLFGAFSFLWLCSTPTRNIHFLIPLFTITVFLGWLVEYIQGHYVVGRTQDNMDTFADSIGGLIGILIFALLFYINERRS from the coding sequence ATGAGTAAAATATTCTCGCAAGACTCTCCATATAAGAATAGAGCAAGGTGGCTGGCAATAGCCTGGACCTTGCTCATTTTTATTTTATGCTTTTTACCGGGGCGCGACCTGCCGGATGTGGACATACCATTTATAGATAAGTGGGTACACCTTGTGCTGTTTGGAGCGTTCAGTTTCTTATGGCTGTGCTCGACGCCTACACGCAATATACATTTCCTGATCCCGTTATTTACCATTACCGTTTTTCTGGGCTGGCTGGTGGAATACATACAAGGCCATTATGTAGTGGGTCGCACGCAGGATAATATGGACACGTTTGCTGATAGCATAGGTGGACTAATTGGTATTCTCATTTTCGCTTTGCTATTTTATATAAATGAGCGGCGAAGCTGA
- a CDS encoding dehydrogenase — translation MIYRSKAPLRLGLAGGGTDVSPYCDLYGGAILNATISLYAYATIELLNEPVVQLEAIDRQETVQYDLTDTLPIDGKLDLATGVYNSIVKTYGKLPSGFKLTTFVDAPAGSGLGTSSTLMVAIIGAFAEWLKLPLGEYDIAHLSYQVERVDLAMAGGKQDQYAATFGGVNFMEFYDGDKVIVNPLRIKPQYLYELENNLLLYFTATSRLSSTIIETQSKNVKEKNQQSIEAMHHLKEQAQMMKEALLKGKVHDIGAILDYGFRYKKQMAQGISNTKMDDIYEVALKAGATGGKISGAGGGGFMMFYCPANTRYSVQQALNNFGGDFRAYQFTQHGLSTWSI, via the coding sequence ATGATCTACAGGAGTAAAGCCCCGTTACGCCTCGGACTAGCTGGCGGCGGCACCGACGTTAGTCCGTATTGTGACCTTTACGGTGGCGCGATATTGAATGCTACGATTTCTTTATATGCATATGCCACTATTGAATTGCTGAACGAACCAGTCGTTCAGCTCGAAGCAATAGACAGACAGGAAACAGTACAATATGACCTTACCGATACGCTGCCTATTGACGGTAAGCTTGATCTGGCAACCGGCGTTTACAACAGTATTGTAAAAACCTATGGCAAACTCCCATCAGGCTTTAAGCTGACGACATTTGTAGATGCCCCGGCTGGTTCCGGCCTCGGCACTTCTTCTACTTTGATGGTAGCAATTATCGGCGCATTTGCAGAATGGCTAAAATTGCCGCTGGGTGAATACGATATTGCGCATCTAAGCTACCAGGTAGAACGCGTTGACCTTGCAATGGCAGGGGGAAAGCAAGATCAATACGCCGCTACTTTTGGCGGTGTGAACTTTATGGAGTTTTACGACGGAGACAAGGTAATTGTAAATCCATTGCGTATCAAGCCACAATACCTGTATGAGCTCGAAAACAACCTGCTGCTCTATTTTACAGCTACCAGCCGACTTTCTTCTACTATTATCGAAACGCAGAGCAAGAACGTTAAAGAAAAAAACCAGCAATCTATCGAAGCGATGCACCATCTTAAAGAACAGGCCCAGATGATGAAAGAGGCTTTGTTGAAAGGTAAGGTTCATGACATTGGTGCCATTCTCGACTATGGCTTCCGTTATAAAAAGCAAATGGCCCAGGGCATATCTAATACCAAAATGGACGATATATACGAGGTGGCACTTAAGGCAGGAGCAACTGGTGGTAAGATATCCGGAGCGGGCGGTGGTGGATTTATGATGTTTTATTGTCCCGCCAACACACGTTACTCGGTACAGCAGGCGCTAAACAATTTTGGTGGAGATTTCCGCGCTTACCAGTTCACACAACACGGGCTGTCAACCTGGAGCATATAA
- a CDS encoding nucleotidyltransferase family protein, with the protein MECIVLAGGLGTRLRNTIGDYPKCMAEVNGKPFLRYILDYLTLQNCTRLILSLGYKHEVINEWLKSQQYSFEIVPVIENEPLGTGGGIQLALKAAADDNVAVLNGDTMFNVEIVQQLELHKKLGAETTLALKPMSDAGRYGLVNCDDNNIITSFEEKRAGAQGLINGGVYIINRKAFLEHRLPEKFSFETDYLAKFVSEGKFSGFISDSYFIDIGIPEDYNRAQIDFKEKTL; encoded by the coding sequence ATGGAATGTATCGTACTGGCGGGAGGATTGGGTACAAGGCTACGCAACACCATTGGCGACTACCCTAAGTGCATGGCAGAAGTAAACGGGAAACCTTTTCTCAGGTATATACTCGACTACCTGACATTGCAAAATTGCACCCGGTTGATATTATCACTCGGTTATAAGCACGAAGTGATCAATGAATGGCTGAAGAGCCAGCAGTATAGTTTCGAGATCGTACCTGTGATAGAAAACGAACCACTGGGTACAGGTGGTGGCATACAACTAGCATTGAAGGCTGCAGCAGACGATAATGTCGCGGTCTTGAACGGCGACACTATGTTCAATGTAGAGATCGTACAACAATTAGAACTACACAAGAAATTGGGTGCTGAAACAACACTGGCATTAAAACCAATGAGCGATGCAGGGCGTTATGGATTAGTAAACTGCGATGACAATAACATCATCACTTCGTTCGAAGAAAAACGTGCCGGCGCACAAGGATTGATCAATGGTGGTGTATATATCATTAACCGTAAAGCCTTCCTGGAACATCGCTTGCCAGAAAAGTTTTCGTTTGAAACTGATTACCTCGCGAAGTTTGTATCGGAAGGCAAGTTCTCCGGTTTCATTAGCGACAGCTATTTTATTGACATAGGCATACCAGAAGACTATAATAGAGCGCAGATAGATTTTAAGGAGAAAACATTATGA
- a CDS encoding glycosyltransferase, translating to MKIAIVGPAYPLRGGGISTFNERLAEVLQELGHDVIIYSFSLQYPSFLFPGKSQFTDEPAPAHLKIRTIINSINPFNWLTSGNEIKKARPDLLIVRYWLPFMGPCLGTILRIVRGNKHTRILCIADNVIPHEKRPGDLAFTKYFLKPVDSFVTMSKEVLKDLKNLTNKPASYQPHPLYDNYGPGVSREEALTKLKLPEGKYLLFFGFIRKYKGLDLLLEAMADERIKAAGTQLIVAGEFYGDRELYEQIIDKNDLRDQVQLFTEFIPNDEVKYYFSAADLVVQPYRSATQSGISQVAYHFEKPMVVTNVGGLAELIPDGKVGYVTGSEPKAIADAIVKFFQQDPAVFAAYLKEEKKKYTWDHFTKTLLATAFGKQ from the coding sequence ATGAAGATCGCGATAGTTGGCCCAGCTTATCCGTTACGTGGCGGTGGTATCTCAACTTTTAATGAGCGGCTTGCTGAAGTATTGCAGGAGCTAGGGCACGATGTAATCATCTACTCGTTCTCGCTGCAGTATCCTTCATTCCTGTTTCCCGGCAAATCACAATTTACCGACGAGCCTGCGCCTGCTCACCTAAAGATCAGGACGATCATTAATTCTATCAATCCGTTCAACTGGCTAACATCAGGTAACGAGATAAAAAAAGCCCGTCCAGATCTTTTGATCGTTCGCTACTGGCTACCTTTTATGGGGCCATGTCTCGGTACTATTTTACGCATTGTGCGTGGCAATAAACACACACGCATACTGTGCATTGCCGACAATGTGATACCACATGAAAAAAGGCCGGGCGATTTGGCGTTCACTAAATATTTCCTGAAGCCGGTAGACAGCTTTGTGACCATGAGTAAAGAGGTACTCAAGGATCTGAAAAACCTGACCAATAAACCAGCTAGTTACCAGCCGCACCCTTTGTATGATAATTACGGCCCGGGAGTATCGAGAGAAGAAGCGCTGACCAAACTAAAGCTTCCGGAAGGCAAGTATCTTTTGTTCTTTGGTTTTATCAGAAAATACAAAGGCCTTGACTTGTTGTTGGAGGCTATGGCCGATGAGCGAATTAAAGCAGCAGGCACACAGCTGATAGTAGCCGGTGAATTTTACGGTGACCGTGAACTGTATGAGCAAATAATTGATAAAAACGATCTACGTGACCAGGTACAACTCTTTACCGAGTTCATTCCTAACGACGAAGTAAAATACTATTTCAGTGCAGCTGATCTTGTTGTACAGCCCTACCGGAGCGCTACACAAAGCGGTATCTCGCAGGTAGCCTACCATTTTGAAAAACCAATGGTAGTGACCAATGTTGGCGGACTGGCTGAACTGATACCCGACGGCAAAGTGGGCTATGTAACCGGCTCGGAACCGAAGGCAATTGCCGACGCCATTGTAAAATTTTTTCAGCAGGACCCGGCTGTTTTTGCTGCCTACCTGAAAGAAGAAAAGAAAAAATATACCTGGGATCATTTTACCAAAACACTGCTGGCAACGGCATTCGGCAAGCAGTGA
- the ruvB gene encoding Holliday junction branch migration DNA helicase RuvB, with translation MEGSHIRPTDKLSSQEREYENSIRPQTIEEFSGQPQLIENLRIFIKAANLRGEALDHVLFHGPPGLGKTTLSRIVANELGVAIKETSGPVIEKPADLAGLLTSLEPRDVLFIDEIHRLSTVVEEYLYAAMEDFKIDIMIDSGPAARSIQLTLNPFTLVGATTRSGLLTAPLLSRFGIKSRLEYYNAEVLQRIIIRAAALLNVKVTSDAAMQIADRSRGTPRIANGLLRRMRDFAQVLGNGVIDMNIVEYGLKALNVDESGLDDMDNKILSTLIDKFKGGPAGINNIATAVGEEAGTIEEVYEPFLIQEGYIMRTPRGREATEKAYRHLGKDWRASNNSLF, from the coding sequence ATGGAAGGATCGCACATAAGGCCGACAGATAAATTGAGTTCCCAGGAACGGGAATATGAGAACAGTATCCGTCCCCAAACCATAGAAGAGTTTTCCGGTCAGCCCCAGCTGATCGAGAACCTCCGCATATTCATCAAAGCAGCCAACCTGAGAGGTGAGGCGTTAGATCACGTTTTATTTCACGGTCCTCCAGGCCTGGGAAAGACAACGCTTTCGCGCATTGTTGCCAATGAATTGGGCGTAGCGATCAAAGAAACCAGCGGACCAGTGATCGAAAAACCCGCCGACTTGGCAGGCTTGCTCACCAGCCTTGAGCCACGCGATGTATTGTTTATCGATGAAATACACCGACTAAGTACAGTTGTAGAGGAATACCTCTATGCAGCCATGGAGGATTTCAAGATAGATATAATGATAGATAGCGGCCCGGCCGCACGCTCCATTCAGCTCACCTTGAATCCATTCACACTGGTCGGTGCTACTACCCGCTCAGGTTTGCTGACAGCCCCGCTTCTCAGCCGTTTCGGTATCAAATCGAGGCTGGAATACTATAATGCTGAGGTGTTGCAGCGCATCATCATACGCGCAGCTGCCTTATTAAATGTAAAGGTAACCTCAGACGCGGCCATGCAAATAGCAGACCGTAGCCGGGGTACGCCGCGTATTGCCAATGGGTTATTAAGGCGCATGCGCGATTTTGCGCAGGTACTTGGCAATGGCGTCATCGATATGAATATTGTTGAGTATGGTCTGAAAGCGCTGAATGTAGACGAGAGCGGGCTGGATGACATGGACAACAAGATACTATCTACGCTCATCGATAAATTCAAAGGCGGACCCGCAGGTATCAATAATATCGCTACTGCAGTAGGTGAAGAGGCCGGCACTATTGAAGAGGTTTATGAGCCGTTCCTCATCCAGGAAGGCTATATCATGCGCACGCCTCGCGGTCGGGAAGCTACCGAAAAAGCGTACCGCCACCTGGGAAAAGACTGGCGCGCCAGCAATAACAGTTTATTCTAA